From a region of the Phycisphaerae bacterium genome:
- a CDS encoding family 20 glycosylhydrolase: protein MKFLGWMYDIAREQSPRLDVLTEMLQRSRAAGYNAVGLYLEHRFAYASAPWAAGPGCLTPELLRRVRAKLGGGLRLVPFLNTLGHMEGFMRAEGGQWLSEGPTDGWGAQMCATRPECTAFVRGLIEDTLAAFDDEWVHLGGDETRQLGQCKQCAARVKAVGAGGLYAEHFGPLCQMVLDRGRRPCLWGDMLLQHPEALPAIPRATVIFDWQYTQRPAESTALFRRHGFDVVCCPALQTYFAGWCFLRESQANVDEHAADARAAGALGVLVTTWIATHFSSYDTVLPLIYAAGQRLTAGMDWSVALAAEGGPGYARAAELLGNRIPGISVLLKPGSGRQFRDAFVFRANPFYLWQAWRDEACGHPGDEILRLCDEADAALPPGDPLHFVAELHRAAVLWVRLAENAYRAYAEGRIADAAAALDDGPALLGRLRPGLARAAERGGSAADLCRLERLVERVQRVSVDLRALPADSACRPAFETLTHAAYIPGDQAAWRTAVRT, encoded by the coding sequence ATGAAATTCCTCGGCTGGATGTACGATATTGCCCGCGAGCAGTCGCCGCGTCTGGATGTGCTGACGGAGATGCTGCAGCGCTCGCGCGCCGCGGGCTACAACGCGGTGGGGCTCTACCTGGAGCACCGCTTCGCGTACGCGTCGGCACCGTGGGCCGCTGGCCCAGGATGCCTGACGCCCGAGCTGCTGCGGCGGGTCCGCGCGAAGCTCGGCGGCGGTCTGCGCCTGGTCCCGTTCCTCAACACGCTTGGCCACATGGAAGGGTTCATGCGCGCAGAGGGCGGACAGTGGCTCAGCGAGGGGCCGACGGATGGCTGGGGCGCACAGATGTGCGCGACGCGGCCGGAGTGCACGGCGTTCGTTCGCGGGCTTATCGAGGACACCCTGGCCGCGTTTGATGACGAGTGGGTGCACCTCGGCGGCGACGAGACGCGCCAGCTCGGCCAATGCAAGCAATGTGCCGCGCGGGTGAAAGCGGTGGGGGCCGGCGGACTCTACGCGGAACACTTCGGGCCGCTATGCCAGATGGTGCTCGACCGTGGCCGGCGGCCGTGCCTGTGGGGCGACATGCTGCTGCAGCACCCGGAGGCCCTGCCGGCGATTCCACGCGCCACGGTCATCTTCGACTGGCAGTACACCCAGCGACCGGCCGAGAGCACTGCGCTGTTCCGCCGGCACGGCTTCGACGTGGTCTGCTGTCCGGCCCTCCAGACGTACTTTGCTGGTTGGTGCTTCCTGCGCGAGTCGCAAGCGAATGTTGACGAGCACGCCGCAGACGCCCGCGCCGCTGGGGCCTTGGGCGTGCTCGTGACCACGTGGATCGCCACGCATTTCTCGTCGTATGACACCGTGTTGCCCCTGATTTACGCGGCGGGCCAGCGACTGACGGCGGGCATGGACTGGTCCGTGGCGCTGGCCGCGGAGGGTGGCCCCGGCTATGCTCGCGCTGCGGAGCTGTTGGGCAACCGCATCCCCGGGATATCAGTGTTGCTGAAACCCGGAAGCGGGCGGCAATTCCGGGATGCCTTCGTTTTCCGCGCAAACCCGTTCTATTTGTGGCAGGCCTGGCGCGACGAGGCGTGCGGGCACCCGGGTGATGAGATTCTGCGCCTGTGCGACGAGGCCGACGCCGCGCTGCCGCCCGGTGACCCGCTGCATTTCGTGGCCGAATTGCACCGCGCGGCGGTGCTCTGGGTCCGGCTGGCAGAGAACGCGTACCGGGCGTACGCGGAAGGTCGGATCGCGGATGCCGCGGCGGCTCTCGACGATGGACCTGCGTTGCTGGGCCGGCTGCGGCCCGGCCTGGCGCGGGCGGCGGAGCGCGGCGGTTCAGCCGCAGACTTGTGCCGGCTGGAAAGATTGGTAGAACGTGTACAGCGCGTAAGCGTGGATTTGCGCGCCTTGCCAGCGGATTCGGCTTGCCGTCCGGCGTTCGAGACGCTGACGCACGCGGCGTATATACCTGGCGATCAGGCGGCATGGCGCACCGCGGTGCGCACATAA
- the queA gene encoding tRNA preQ1(34) S-adenosylmethionine ribosyltransferase-isomerase QueA produces MRLSELQYDLPSELIAQRPVEPRDASRLLVLDRASGRITHCAFRDIGTHLTARDCLVLNDTRVIPARFFCRRVSGGRIEGLFLHVAADAWQVMLKPAARLRVGEALLSPDSDVRLVIMARLERGEWLVRPDPAVDPLAWLAQVGQTPLPPYIHRGANGHGAPDAADAERYQTVYAARPGAVAAPTAGLHFTPGLLAELARRGVQRASVTLHVGAGTFVPIEAEDLAQHRMHAEWYEVTPSALTTLRGARVGGQRLVAVGTTAARVLESLPEGGLDVAADAIDQAQSAWTDIFIYPPYRFRHVDHLITNFHLPGSTLLALVMAFASPELIRAAYAAAIAERYRFYSYGDAMLIL; encoded by the coding sequence GTGCGATTGTCGGAGCTGCAGTATGACCTTCCCTCTGAGCTGATTGCCCAGCGGCCGGTCGAGCCGCGTGACGCGTCGCGCCTGCTGGTGCTCGACCGGGCAAGCGGCCGCATTACCCATTGCGCGTTCCGCGACATCGGCACTCACCTCACCGCGCGCGACTGCCTCGTGCTGAACGACACACGCGTCATTCCGGCGCGCTTCTTCTGTCGGCGCGTGAGCGGCGGACGCATTGAAGGGCTCTTTCTCCACGTTGCGGCCGATGCCTGGCAAGTCATGCTCAAGCCGGCCGCGCGGCTGAGGGTCGGCGAGGCGCTGTTGTCGCCGGATAGTGACGTGCGGCTCGTGATCATGGCGCGTCTGGAGCGCGGTGAGTGGCTGGTGCGGCCGGATCCGGCGGTCGATCCGCTGGCCTGGCTGGCACAGGTCGGACAGACGCCGCTGCCGCCGTACATTCACCGCGGCGCCAACGGCCATGGGGCCCCGGACGCGGCAGACGCCGAGCGGTATCAGACGGTGTATGCAGCGCGGCCGGGTGCGGTGGCGGCGCCGACGGCAGGCCTGCATTTCACACCCGGGCTCCTCGCGGAGCTGGCGCGCCGTGGCGTGCAGCGCGCGAGCGTCACGCTGCACGTTGGCGCGGGGACGTTTGTGCCGATCGAAGCCGAGGACCTGGCGCAGCATCGCATGCACGCCGAGTGGTACGAGGTCACGCCGTCCGCGCTGACGACGCTGCGCGGCGCGCGGGTCGGTGGGCAGCGCCTCGTCGCGGTCGGTACTACGGCGGCCCGCGTACTGGAATCGCTGCCGGAAGGAGGGCTGGACGTCGCGGCAGACGCCATCGACCAGGCGCAGTCGGCGTGGACCGACATCTTCATCTATCCGCCATACCGATTTCGCCACGTCGACCACCTGATTACGAATTTCCATCTGCCGGGCAGCACGCTCCTGGCGCTCGTGATGGCGTTTGCGTCGCCGGAGTTGATAAGGGCGGCATACGCGGCGGCGATTGCGGAGCGCTACCGGTTTTACAGCTACGGCGACGCGATGTTGATTCTGTAG
- a CDS encoding alanine racemase yields MRSPQIDVAINLDQVRASAEAIRAKTRVGLIAVVKADAYGLGAPAIGDALGSVVDEFAYFRIEEARELRRPGLTLGPPDGDPEEYRALRVRPAIHTPEAAARFKGQRVAIKVDAGMQRFGCPPAELDDLVAGCDVADYFAHTTTVEEVARLRAACTGRGRPMHAAATNLLDQPETWLDAVRPGLALYRGAVRVTARLSSVRDTNGPIGYTGVEYPRVGVILAGYSNFVRPGPVLVNGRPQRILESGMNTSYISADPRDAVGDEVVLLGDGLSEETLAKVFDSRPHEILCRYTSMGPRRYVTARS; encoded by the coding sequence ATGCGTTCACCCCAAATTGACGTAGCCATCAATCTCGATCAGGTCCGTGCATCGGCGGAGGCGATCCGTGCCAAGACGCGTGTCGGATTGATCGCGGTGGTCAAGGCCGACGCGTACGGCCTGGGCGCGCCGGCCATCGGCGATGCGCTCGGGTCCGTCGTCGATGAGTTCGCCTATTTCCGCATCGAAGAGGCCCGCGAACTGCGCCGGCCGGGGCTGACGCTCGGTCCGCCGGACGGCGATCCGGAGGAGTATCGCGCGCTGCGGGTGCGACCGGCGATCCACACGCCCGAGGCCGCCGCGCGGTTCAAAGGTCAGCGTGTCGCGATCAAGGTCGATGCCGGGATGCAGCGGTTCGGCTGTCCGCCGGCGGAGCTCGACGACCTCGTGGCCGGTTGCGATGTCGCGGACTACTTCGCGCACACGACGACCGTGGAGGAGGTAGCGCGCTTGCGGGCGGCCTGCACGGGTCGCGGGCGTCCGATGCACGCCGCCGCGACGAATTTGCTGGACCAGCCGGAGACGTGGCTGGACGCGGTGCGGCCGGGGCTGGCGCTGTATCGGGGGGCGGTGCGTGTGACGGCGCGGCTGAGCTCGGTGCGCGACACGAATGGGCCGATCGGTTACACGGGCGTCGAGTACCCGCGCGTGGGCGTCATCCTGGCGGGCTACAGCAATTTCGTCCGGCCGGGCCCGGTGCTGGTGAATGGCCGGCCGCAGCGAATCCTCGAAAGCGGCATGAACACGTCATACATCTCGGCCGACCCGCGCGACGCGGTGGGCGATGAGGTCGTGCTGCTGGGCGACGGGCTGAGCGAAGAGACGCTGGCGAAAGTCTTCGACAGCCGGCCGCACGAAATCCTGTGCCGCTACACGTCGATGGGCCCGCGGCGGTACGTCACGGCGCGTTCATAG